In the Clupea harengus chromosome 16, Ch_v2.0.2, whole genome shotgun sequence genome, one interval contains:
- the LOC105896723 gene encoding protein FAM180A, with translation MEGTRLVSVVLVRFLVITVFYCNLYLTAASHWSKALYPSAYRVKRGTPAFINPTFQKSVKDINLLYEILLSGLHLEEEDLFSEVDEELASLRRVQTLEVICKDVLPRKLSDIRRLIAELTRRGGSLRREDFERTVLTMVYMAQKLTHAPPGYQRQLWAEALLELQQAVRQDLTLR, from the exons atggaggggaCCAGGCTGGTCAGTGTGGTGCTTGTCAGGTTTCTGGTCATCACTGTCTTTTACTGCAATCTCTACTTGACTGCTGCTTCGCACTGGAGCAAAG CCCTCTACCCATCTGCATACAGAGTGAAGAGGGGGACGCCAGCTTTCATCAATCCCACCTTCCAAAAGTCTGTGAAAGACATCAACTTGCTCTACGAG ATCCTGTTGTCCGGTCTTCATCTTGAGGAGGAGGATCTTTTCAGTGAGGTGGATGAAGAGCTAGCTTCTCTGCGCCGTGTCCAGACGCTGGAGGTCATCTGCAAGGACGTGCTTCCCAGGAAGCTGTCAGATATCCGGCGCCTCATCGCTGAGCTGACTCGTCGCGGCGGATCTCTCCGGCGCGAGGACTTTGAACGCACTGTGCTGACCATGGTCTACATGGCGCAAAAGCTTACGCACGCGCCACCGGGCTACCAGAGGCAACTGTGGGCAGAGGCTCTGCTGGAACTACAGCAAGCTGTCAGACAGGACCTCACACTCAGGTGA